The segment TCGAAGGTTTCCGATTCGGTTCCGGTGGGGCATACCCCCGCAACCAACTCACCCCATCGCGCATGCGCGAGACGTTGACTGGTACAACGTCTCTCGCTCCGAAAGGCAACCATGCCCGCAATTCTGTTCGGCTCGATCAGCACACTCGTCGACACGTCCGAACTGCAGCGCCGCTCGTTCAACGAGGCCTTCGCAGCACACGATCTGAACTGGAACTGGCCCCGCGCCGACTACCGGGCCATGCTCGGATCGAACGGTGGTGCCGACCGCATCAGCGAATACGCGTCCGAGGCCGGTACCGAGGTGGACGCCGCCGCAATACACGCCAGCAAGTCGGAGATCTTCCAACGGCTGATCGGCGAATCGGACGTGAAGACGCGTCCGGGCGTCGCCGACACGATCGACTCCGCGAAAGCGAACGGCCTCAAAGTCGGCTTCGTGACGACGACCTCGCGAGAGAACATCGACGCGCTGCTGGCCGCTCTCAGTCCCGAGCTGACGGCCGACTCGTTCGACATCATCGTCGACGCGACCTCGGTCGAGCCCGGCAAGCCCGATCCCGCCTCGTACGAATACGCCCTGAAGACGCTGGGAGAGAGCGCGTCCGACAGTGTGGCCATCGAGGACAATGCAGGCGGAGTCCAGGCCGCCGTCGCCGCGGGCATCACCTGTGTGGCATTCCCCAACGAGAACACCGCAGGAACCGAATTCGTCTCGGCCACCGAGACCGTCGATGCACTCGATCCCGAGCGCGTCCGAGCTCTGCTCTCAGTCTGACCTTCCATACAAACCTCCAGGAGTAACCAGTGAGCAATCTTCAGGCCCAGGTCGTTGCCGGGGACAGGTCGTTTCGCGTCGAGGGATACGAGCGCATCGAATACGACCTGATCTATGTCGACGGAGT is part of the Rhodococcus sp. SBT000017 genome and harbors:
- a CDS encoding HAD-IA family hydrolase, which encodes MPAILFGSISTLVDTSELQRRSFNEAFAAHDLNWNWPRADYRAMLGSNGGADRISEYASEAGTEVDAAAIHASKSEIFQRLIGESDVKTRPGVADTIDSAKANGLKVGFVTTTSRENIDALLAALSPELTADSFDIIVDATSVEPGKPDPASYEYALKTLGESASDSVAIEDNAGGVQAAVAAGITCVAFPNENTAGTEFVSATETVDALDPERVRALLSV